The Sphaerospermopsis torques-reginae ITEP-024 genome has a window encoding:
- a CDS encoding DMT family transporter, producing MLISWFYLIIAILFEVSGTICMKLSQEFTKLFPSVFIFVFYGLCLTFLTLSLRKLEVSIVYAVWAGLGTVLISIIGIVWFRESFTLMKFVSIVLIIVGVISLNLSEYGR from the coding sequence ATGTTAATAAGTTGGTTTTACCTGATTATAGCAATTCTGTTTGAAGTTTCTGGTACAATCTGCATGAAACTTTCTCAAGAATTTACTAAATTATTTCCTTCAGTTTTCATTTTTGTATTCTATGGACTTTGTTTAACTTTTTTGACTCTTTCTCTCAGAAAACTGGAAGTGAGTATTGTTTATGCAGTATGGGCGGGTTTGGGTACTGTTTTAATTAGTATTATTGGTATTGTTTGGTTTCGTGAATCTTTTACGCTGATGAAATTTGTATCCATAGTATTAATAATTGTGGGTGTGATCAGTTTAAATTTAAGTGAATATGGCAGGTGA
- a CDS encoding FAD-dependent oxidoreductase, whose amino-acid sequence MSQLFNLPESSTISRRTLLKLFGVGTIVGVTGYSRFSKPQPSVFQQDNLDLPKILNTNKTVAVIGGGLAGLACAYQLVQRGFTVTLLEKSPQLGGKIASWEIEAAGETFRMEHGFHGFFPQYYNLNSVVSELGIKDNFQSLNYYSVVYHNSPYQPEVFRPSHSAFPWNIIDLAIASPNRLQWGINLTNIKHLQVFQAITGFQRDKNYQRFDHISVADWVKSEFPQGLYDLYFLPFAKSSLNAPDLMSVGELMQFFHFYFFGNPEGLAFNGTKDDMGTSLVQPIAEAILQNGTIITDVNVSEIVANEGKISAVKYFAGDNNNTVPFWVQRNSVVKDEKIEYFGAADEVYAVKKDNQEAISLTCTHQGCTVKMAEDGQFHCPCHGAVFTADGKVVKGPAKRDLAKFKVVQKEDDNLQLLAVNPESSSPEIINADYYVLATDVPGVQQLFKRMTGDVDKNVKQVRSQIEKLSIADPFAVCRFWFDQDFNWEHSNFTSLSGYKLTDSITLYHRIQTQFIEWAKKTGGSVVELHAYCYKEQEFPNQEALLKTFEDELYDIVPELKQATLLHRELVNQHNFSGYPPNSYAERPETTTTLTNLFFAGDWVKMPFPCGLMERAVSSGLLASNEILHREGLQRRTLLTVNPEGMLQI is encoded by the coding sequence ATGAGCCAACTATTTAATTTACCAGAATCATCTACCATTTCTCGGCGTACACTGCTAAAATTATTTGGTGTGGGTACGATAGTGGGAGTTACAGGTTACTCTCGTTTTAGTAAACCACAACCGTCAGTTTTTCAGCAAGATAATCTGGATTTACCCAAGATATTAAATACTAACAAAACTGTTGCTGTCATTGGTGGGGGTTTAGCTGGTTTAGCTTGTGCATATCAATTAGTGCAACGGGGTTTTACTGTCACATTGCTAGAAAAATCTCCGCAACTGGGGGGGAAAATTGCCAGTTGGGAAATAGAAGCTGCGGGTGAAACTTTTAGAATGGAACATGGATTTCATGGTTTCTTTCCACAGTATTATAACTTAAATAGTGTAGTTTCTGAACTGGGGATAAAAGATAATTTTCAATCCTTAAATTATTATTCTGTAGTTTACCACAATTCTCCATATCAACCAGAGGTATTTCGTCCTAGTCATTCTGCTTTTCCTTGGAATATTATCGACTTAGCTATTGCTTCTCCTAATCGCTTACAATGGGGAATAAATCTTACCAATATTAAGCATTTACAAGTGTTTCAAGCAATTACAGGTTTTCAAAGAGATAAAAATTATCAGCGTTTTGATCATATATCTGTTGCTGATTGGGTAAAGAGTGAATTTCCCCAAGGTTTATATGATTTGTATTTTCTTCCTTTTGCTAAATCTAGTTTAAATGCACCAGATTTAATGAGTGTTGGGGAATTAATGCAGTTTTTCCATTTTTACTTTTTTGGTAATCCCGAAGGATTAGCTTTTAATGGGACAAAAGATGATATGGGGACAAGTTTAGTCCAACCTATTGCTGAGGCAATTTTGCAAAATGGCACGATTATTACAGATGTAAATGTGAGTGAAATTGTGGCTAATGAAGGTAAGATATCCGCAGTTAAATATTTTGCTGGTGACAATAATAATACAGTGCCTTTTTGGGTGCAACGTAACTCAGTTGTGAAGGATGAAAAAATAGAATATTTTGGTGCTGCTGATGAAGTTTATGCTGTCAAAAAAGACAATCAAGAAGCAATTTCTTTAACTTGTACCCATCAAGGTTGCACAGTGAAAATGGCAGAGGATGGACAATTTCACTGTCCTTGTCATGGTGCTGTATTTACAGCAGATGGAAAAGTGGTTAAAGGACCAGCAAAAAGAGATTTAGCTAAATTTAAAGTAGTACAAAAAGAAGATGATAATTTACAACTTTTAGCAGTTAATCCAGAGTCATCATCACCAGAAATTATTAACGCTGATTATTATGTTTTAGCTACGGATGTTCCCGGAGTACAACAATTATTTAAACGTATGACTGGGGATGTAGATAAAAACGTGAAACAAGTGCGATCGCAAATTGAAAAATTAAGTATTGCTGATCCTTTTGCTGTTTGTCGTTTCTGGTTTGATCAAGATTTTAATTGGGAACATAGCAATTTTACATCTTTATCTGGTTACAAATTAACTGACAGTATTACCCTTTATCATCGCATTCAAACCCAATTTATTGAATGGGCAAAAAAAACCGGGGGAAGTGTAGTAGAATTACACGCTTACTGTTACAAAGAACAAGAATTTCCTAACCAAGAAGCTTTGTTAAAAACTTTTGAAGATGAACTTTATGATATTGTACCTGAGTTAAAACAAGCAACATTACTACATCGAGAATTAGTTAATCAACATAACTTTTCTGGATATCCACCTAATAGTTATGCAGAACGGCCAGAAACTACCACAACTTTAACTAATTTATTTTTTGCAGGTGATTGGGTAAAAATGCCTTTTCCTTGTGGTTTAATGGAACGCGCAGTGAGTAGTGGTTTATTAGCTTCTAATGAAATTTTACACCGTGAAGGTTTGCAGCGACGAACACTTTTAACAGTTAACCCAGAGGGAATGTTGCAAATTTAA
- a CDS encoding response regulator, giving the protein MNLEEAIQWVDSTLESKTGKKLTFPEKRILKAAWENETYNAIADSLYISVGHIKDLASLLWKRLSDLMGEKVNKSNFRHLLLQRNAAYTQSFINIVANDIYQTQDPKGNILIVDDLIENLHFLSDILTKQGYKVSSVTNGNMALRTVRNNPPDIILLDIKMPDIDGYKVCSILKAEEDTSDIPIIFLSALNEVFDKVKAFEVGGVDYITKPFQTEEIIARIQTHLTLQQQKRQLRQEIEKHQQTAEILYQSRALIASLLNSARDGIAAMQAVRDMVTGEIEDFRYLLVNPVYAKILGKKREELTNNFMQKKFLNQLIPGFFEKLVQVVETGSRLEQYFCLETNMQKKCYDLIAVKLGDGFLMTVREVKD; this is encoded by the coding sequence ATGAATCTTGAAGAAGCAATCCAATGGGTAGACTCAACCCTAGAATCCAAAACAGGTAAAAAACTAACCTTCCCAGAGAAAAGAATCCTCAAAGCTGCTTGGGAAAATGAAACCTACAATGCTATTGCGGATAGTTTATACATAAGTGTGGGGCATATTAAAGATTTAGCCTCATTATTATGGAAACGCCTTTCCGACTTAATGGGAGAAAAAGTCAACAAAAGTAACTTTCGCCATTTACTTTTACAACGAAACGCCGCCTATACTCAATCTTTTATCAACATCGTCGCAAACGACATCTATCAAACTCAAGACCCCAAAGGCAATATTTTAATTGTTGATGACCTCATCGAAAATCTGCATTTTTTATCCGATATTTTAACTAAACAGGGGTATAAAGTTAGCAGTGTCACCAACGGTAACATGGCATTAAGAACCGTCCGCAACAACCCCCCAGATATCATTTTACTTGATATAAAAATGCCAGATATTGATGGCTATAAAGTCTGCTCTATTCTGAAAGCTGAGGAAGACACTTCAGATATTCCGATTATTTTCCTCAGTGCATTAAACGAAGTTTTTGATAAAGTCAAAGCCTTTGAAGTTGGGGGAGTTGATTATATTACCAAACCATTTCAAACTGAAGAAATTATTGCCCGCATTCAAACTCATCTGACTTTGCAACAGCAAAAACGCCAGCTACGCCAAGAAATTGAGAAACATCAACAAACCGCAGAAATTCTCTATCAATCTCGCGCCCTTATTGCCAGTTTATTGAATAGTGCCAGAGATGGAATTGCTGCTATGCAAGCTGTGAGGGATATGGTAACTGGAGAAATCGAAGACTTTCGCTATTTATTAGTTAATCCTGTCTATGCGAAAATCTTGGGTAAAAAACGAGAAGAATTGACTAATAATTTCATGCAAAAGAAATTCTTAAATCAACTCATTCCCGGATTTTTTGAAAAGTTAGTGCAGGTAGTAGAAACAGGATCACGACTCGAACAATATTTTTGTTTGGAAACCAATATGCAAAAGAAATGTTATGACTTGATAGCTGTTAAGTTAGGTGATGGCTTTTTGATGACTGTGCGTGAGGTGAAAGATTAG